In one Thermodesulfobium acidiphilum genomic region, the following are encoded:
- a CDS encoding UDP-N-acetylmuramoyl-tripeptide--D-alanyl-D-alanine ligase, with amino-acid sequence MNSIQNFDPGGSISLSFITSLTNCEIERVGPMEFERISIDSRDIKGKELFIAIKGKNFDGHNFIRNALEQGAFGIISELSLAGIASSLGDIVFENDFSFMRVPNTILAMHDIARGFRQRIERVIGITGSVGKTTTKEILKTLLKRYQTVSTFGNFNNEIGLPLSLFRAKKNDKFGIFEMAMRSRGEISQLCSIALPDIGIITRIAESHIGLLGSMENIARAKGEILDFVNSAFLNFNCTYSRKIFGEMLKNKREKPKEIFWFGKVSDIYIKSYEISIYGSRLEFSGRFGNFALNAPNIFLPQFEPLLASVAVARFLGLDWNEINDNLQSYVPLQGRFLIKKLRDQIVIDDSYNATCTSFIKGLETIKSLKFGSRRKIFIFGDILEAGDESKDLHRKVIKKIEELDPYLVYFVGTEFVKSIDHNSKIRFKNMDIDCVKEDLAKILSKDEIVYIKGSNSTKTWKILELWN; translated from the coding sequence TTGAATAGTATCCAAAATTTTGATCCTGGTGGTTCTATTTCGTTAAGCTTTATTACATCTTTAACTAATTGTGAAATTGAAAGAGTTGGCCCTATGGAATTTGAAAGAATTTCAATAGATTCAAGAGATATCAAAGGGAAAGAACTTTTTATTGCCATTAAAGGTAAAAATTTTGATGGACACAATTTTATTAGGAATGCCTTAGAACAAGGTGCTTTTGGGATAATTTCTGAATTGAGTTTGGCAGGAATTGCCAGTTCTTTGGGGGATATAGTTTTTGAGAATGACTTTTCATTTATGAGAGTTCCAAATACCATTCTTGCAATGCATGATATTGCAAGAGGATTTAGACAAAGGATTGAAAGGGTTATAGGCATTACTGGAAGTGTAGGTAAAACAACTACCAAAGAAATTTTGAAAACGCTTCTCAAAAGATATCAGACAGTATCAACTTTTGGTAATTTCAATAATGAAATTGGTTTGCCATTAAGTCTTTTTAGAGCTAAAAAAAATGATAAGTTTGGAATTTTTGAAATGGCTATGCGCTCAAGAGGGGAAATTTCTCAGCTTTGTTCAATAGCCTTGCCTGATATTGGTATAATTACAAGAATTGCAGAATCTCATATTGGACTCCTTGGTTCGATGGAAAACATAGCAAGAGCAAAGGGAGAAATTTTAGATTTTGTAAATAGTGCTTTCTTAAATTTCAATTGCACATATAGCAGAAAAATTTTTGGCGAGATGCTTAAGAATAAGAGGGAAAAGCCTAAAGAGATTTTTTGGTTTGGAAAAGTATCAGATATTTACATTAAATCATATGAAATTTCCATATATGGTTCAAGGCTTGAATTTTCCGGAAGGTTTGGGAATTTTGCTTTAAATGCACCAAATATTTTTTTGCCTCAATTTGAGCCGCTTTTGGCGTCAGTAGCAGTTGCAAGATTTTTAGGCCTTGACTGGAACGAAATAAATGATAATTTACAAAGTTATGTGCCTTTACAGGGCAGATTTTTAATTAAAAAACTAAGAGATCAAATTGTTATTGATGATTCTTATAATGCAACATGTACTTCTTTTATAAAGGGATTGGAGACAATTAAGAGTTTAAAATTTGGCAGCAGAAGAAAGATATTTATATTTGGAGATATACTTGAGGCTGGAGATGAGTCTAAGGATTTACACAGGAAGGTTATAAAAAAAATTGAGGAATTAGATCCATATTTGGTATATTTTGTTGGGACAGAGTTTGTAAAATCAATAGATCATAATTCTAAGATAAGGTTTAAAAATATGGATATTGACTGTGTTAAAGAGGATTTAGCTAAAATCTTATCCAAAGACGAAATTGTTTATATTAAAGGTTCGAACTCTACAAAAACATGGAAAATTCTTGAGTTGTGGAATTAA
- the mraY gene encoding phospho-N-acetylmuramoyl-pentapeptide-transferase, which translates to MIELFFSFLIGIFAFSIWERYFGRFFGQRIREEGPETHKIKNGTPTASGIFFILIIALFLPFFDSRMFIIFLILLPFFIIGFIDDFLSIKKGKNEGLKPRQKMILIALFSFIAVFFLAFVLNSQIFTRLQISPTIQFYVPGILLWPFLIFVISGSTNAVNLTDGLDGLAALCSLSILFGYLFFSYLDGDVPLMLMLLSFIGVLLSFLWFNVNPARIFMGDVGSIGMGALLAILAIFTNRIVFFIISAMPFIVETLSVIIQVAYYKRTKQRIFKMSPLHHHFELSNVKETHISMRFFIISLLFTLLAVSIQICC; encoded by the coding sequence ATGATTGAGCTCTTTTTTAGCTTTTTAATAGGAATTTTTGCCTTTTCAATATGGGAGAGATATTTTGGGAGGTTTTTTGGGCAAAGAATAAGGGAAGAAGGTCCTGAAACCCACAAGATAAAAAATGGAACGCCTACTGCATCAGGAATATTTTTTATTCTTATTATCGCTTTATTTTTGCCTTTCTTTGACTCAAGGATGTTTATAATTTTTCTTATTCTACTGCCCTTTTTTATAATTGGCTTTATAGATGACTTTCTTTCAATAAAAAAGGGCAAAAACGAAGGTCTAAAGCCTCGACAAAAGATGATCTTGATCGCACTGTTTTCTTTTATAGCGGTGTTTTTTCTGGCATTCGTACTTAATTCTCAGATTTTTACCAGACTTCAAATATCTCCTACAATACAATTTTATGTTCCTGGTATACTTTTGTGGCCCTTTTTAATTTTTGTGATAAGTGGTTCTACTAACGCAGTTAATTTAACAGACGGTCTTGACGGTCTGGCTGCGTTGTGTTCTTTATCTATTCTTTTTGGTTATTTGTTTTTTTCATATCTAGATGGAGACGTACCATTAATGTTAATGCTTCTTTCCTTTATTGGGGTTTTGCTCTCTTTTTTGTGGTTTAACGTAAACCCAGCAAGAATATTTATGGGGGATGTTGGTTCAATTGGTATGGGTGCTCTTTTAGCAATACTTGCGATTTTTACAAATAGAATTGTTTTTTTCATTATTTCTGCAATGCCTTTTATAGTTGAAACTCTATCTGTGATTATTCAGGTAGCTTATTATAAAAGAACAAAACAAAGGATATTCAAAATGAGTCCTCTTCATCATCATTTTGAACTATCTAATGTTAAGGAAACACACATATCTATGAGATTTTTTATTATTTCTTTGTTGTTTACACTTCTTGCTGTGAGTATACAGATATGTTGTTAA
- the murD gene encoding UDP-N-acetylmuramoyl-L-alanine--D-glutamate ligase — protein MLLNWERIFAKLKVPTKIIIVGYGKSGFAIAKLLRNELKNVEIVVTDKNQLKFPEIKEINYLLGEHDPKILDKTSWIIKSPGVPLRLEFFKFAKEKGIPIIGELDLVFGLLPDGINTIGVTGTNGKTTVTEWIGYGFEVAKLPYYVAGNVGTPLSEIIYDIIPGSNLVLELSSYQIENSIFLKPKIAMITNLTLDHIDRYANLHEYFEAKVHLFKNQKEGFSIYNKDDPYLEKNIKNLALKTKVLNVSKGKNFSIAGVVENEIFVKDNLDLVKITSLSDLSLKGEHNIENALFVVSSLYLSSVELKHIRKALSSFSGVEHRQEIFHTNNGIIWINDSKSTNPESTIVALKTWGKKNNLILILGGRDKNTPLDELVSLTAKTCKTVILFGEAKKRFLEHFKGFSNVFVVDSFDDVIDKAFELTRPNDIVLFSPACASFDMFANFEERGKIFKKKVKEKSKCEEIT, from the coding sequence ATGTTGTTAAATTGGGAGAGAATATTTGCAAAGCTTAAAGTTCCAACTAAGATTATTATTGTTGGTTATGGTAAAAGTGGTTTTGCTATTGCGAAACTTTTAAGGAATGAATTGAAAAACGTTGAAATTGTGGTGACTGATAAAAACCAGTTAAAGTTTCCTGAGATTAAAGAGATAAATTATCTTTTAGGAGAACACGATCCAAAGATTTTAGATAAAACTTCATGGATAATTAAGAGTCCTGGAGTTCCCCTGAGGTTAGAATTTTTTAAATTTGCTAAGGAAAAAGGTATTCCTATTATTGGAGAACTGGATTTGGTATTTGGGCTTTTACCTGATGGAATAAATACTATAGGTGTGACTGGAACCAATGGGAAAACTACAGTTACAGAATGGATAGGATATGGTTTTGAAGTTGCAAAACTTCCTTATTATGTTGCTGGGAATGTAGGAACTCCTCTTTCTGAAATTATTTATGATATCATTCCTGGTTCTAATCTGGTTCTTGAGCTAAGTTCATATCAGATTGAGAATTCAATTTTTTTGAAACCAAAAATAGCGATGATTACAAATTTAACTTTAGATCATATAGATAGATATGCCAATCTTCACGAATACTTTGAAGCAAAAGTTCACTTATTTAAAAACCAAAAAGAAGGTTTTTCTATCTATAATAAAGACGATCCTTATTTAGAGAAAAATATTAAAAATTTAGCTTTGAAAACAAAAGTCTTAAACGTTTCTAAAGGGAAGAATTTTTCTATTGCTGGTGTTGTAGAAAATGAAATTTTTGTAAAAGATAACTTAGATTTAGTTAAAATTACAAGTCTTTCTGATCTCTCTCTAAAAGGCGAGCACAACATAGAAAATGCTTTGTTTGTAGTAAGTTCACTTTATCTTTCGTCTGTAGAACTTAAACACATAAGAAAAGCTTTATCAAGTTTCTCAGGAGTCGAACACAGACAAGAAATATTTCATACTAATAATGGGATAATTTGGATAAACGATTCTAAGTCAACGAATCCAGAATCTACTATTGTTGCTCTAAAGACATGGGGGAAGAAAAACAATCTTATTTTAATTTTAGGAGGTAGAGACAAAAATACGCCTCTTGATGAACTTGTAAGCTTGACAGCTAAAACATGTAAAACAGTAATTCTTTTTGGAGAGGCAAAAAAGAGGTTTTTAGAACACTTTAAAGGCTTTTCAAACGTTTTTGTTGTGGATTCTTTTGATGATGTAATTGATAAAGCGTTTGAATTGACCAGGCCAAATGATATAGTTCTCTTTTCTCCTGCTTGTGCAAGTTTTGATATGTTTGCAAATTTTGAAGAAAGAGGAAAAATTTTTAAGAAAAAAGTCAAAGAGAAAAGCAAATGTGAGGAAATAACATGA
- a CDS encoding FtsW/RodA/SpoVE family cell cycle protein codes for MRKMKDKKLLLLLTFILSLVGTLFTASSAAQLGIQLYSDPLNFFKHAVVYFIIGWLFFFIIIKLPSSFIKKYIDFLFYLSITLLIITLLPFFSHKINGARRWINFGPLSFQTSELVKLSLGLKIANSASFFLALKNNISGFIVNISLYLVPISILIAMQPDYGTMTLIVVTVFLFLLFMGINFRFWLSITSIVFVILLIGALLAPYRLQRITSNFNPWAHMQTSGYQIVQALYGIGDGGFFGQGLGSGKQKLGYLPEAHTDFVYSVFSEEVGMVGGAAFLFTFLNLVLLLYKMAKKVTDPFDKSFIFWTATILGLQCFLNVFMVLNIIPVIGVPLPFLSYGGTSEVVNLIMIALCYKFYSDLPRGLQ; via the coding sequence ATGAGAAAGATGAAGGACAAAAAGCTCTTGCTGCTTTTGACTTTTATATTAAGCCTGGTAGGTACGCTTTTTACTGCTAGCTCAGCTGCTCAGTTGGGGATTCAGCTTTATTCGGACCCGCTTAATTTCTTTAAACATGCTGTTGTTTATTTTATTATAGGATGGTTGTTCTTTTTCATTATAATTAAGTTACCATCAAGCTTTATTAAAAAATATATTGATTTTTTGTTTTATTTAAGTATAACCCTTTTGATAATTACTCTTTTACCTTTTTTTTCTCACAAGATTAATGGAGCTAGAAGATGGATTAATTTTGGTCCACTATCATTTCAAACTTCGGAACTTGTAAAGCTAAGTTTGGGGTTAAAAATTGCCAATAGTGCTTCGTTTTTTTTGGCTTTAAAAAATAATATATCAGGTTTTATAGTTAATATATCCTTATATCTTGTGCCAATTAGTATTTTAATAGCGATGCAGCCAGATTATGGTACGATGACTTTAATTGTTGTTACGGTATTCTTATTTTTATTGTTTATGGGAATTAATTTTAGATTTTGGTTAAGTATAACAAGTATTGTTTTTGTAATTCTTTTGATTGGAGCACTTCTTGCTCCATATAGACTTCAGCGAATAACTTCTAATTTTAATCCCTGGGCTCATATGCAAACCAGTGGCTATCAGATTGTTCAAGCTCTGTATGGGATAGGAGATGGTGGCTTTTTTGGACAGGGACTTGGTAGTGGAAAACAGAAATTGGGTTATCTTCCAGAGGCACATACTGACTTTGTTTACTCGGTTTTTTCAGAAGAAGTTGGCATGGTTGGAGGGGCTGCTTTTTTGTTTACCTTTTTAAATCTTGTGTTATTACTTTATAAGATGGCAAAAAAAGTTACAGATCCTTTTGATAAATCATTTATTTTTTGGACTGCCACGATATTGGGTTTACAGTGTTTTTTGAACGTTTTTATGGTTTTAAACATCATACCTGTTATTGGTGTACCACTACCCTTTCTTAGTTACGGAGGAACTTCTGAGGTAGTTAATTTAATAATGATTGCCCTATGTTATAAATTTTATTCTGATTTGCCAAGAGGTTTGCAATGA
- a CDS encoding UDP-N-acetylglucosamine--N-acetylmuramyl-(pentapeptide) pyrophosphoryl-undecaprenol N-acetylglucosamine transferase, protein MRILIVTSGTGGHFYPALCIAEKFKKIHPESKLSFWSQGLLFKNTMLEGIEKKEIPSYPFVGMPKIAQFLSIIKTIFLSLKLIPEITRFKPDCLVSFGGHTSVAPCISAYILGIPILSHEQNYKLGLTNYLVSRFAKFIMISFPKADPKLPENKVVFTGLPIREDIGKVEVEEAEKKLGLKKLERTILCFGGSQGSEVINKTIWSLLPKLDEKYLVIHITGNQFVPQIRGLKCQYVNFKYFKEMSLLYALSDLVISRSGASTVFEIIKTGKRAILIPYPGAKSHQKYNAIYLEKLGLGKIVFQNTLSENLLYNIIREIFELNNKNVNVNYNELLKLQKIDATKNIVGLVEKIIERKMIIS, encoded by the coding sequence ATGAGGATTTTAATTGTAACATCTGGTACTGGTGGGCATTTTTATCCTGCACTTTGTATAGCTGAAAAATTTAAAAAAATACATCCTGAATCAAAATTATCCTTTTGGTCTCAAGGTCTACTTTTTAAAAATACGATGCTTGAAGGAATTGAAAAGAAGGAGATACCTTCATATCCATTTGTCGGAATGCCAAAAATTGCACAATTTTTGTCTATTATAAAAACTATTTTTTTATCTTTAAAACTTATCCCGGAAATTACAAGATTTAAGCCTGATTGTTTAGTTTCTTTTGGCGGTCACACAAGTGTTGCACCTTGTATTTCAGCTTATATATTAGGTATACCAATATTGTCTCACGAGCAAAATTATAAATTAGGCCTGACGAATTATCTAGTTTCTCGATTTGCTAAATTTATAATGATTTCCTTTCCGAAGGCCGATCCAAAGTTGCCAGAAAATAAAGTGGTATTTACGGGACTTCCCATTAGAGAAGACATTGGAAAAGTTGAAGTAGAAGAAGCAGAAAAAAAATTGGGGCTTAAGAAACTAGAGAGAACTATTTTATGTTTCGGTGGAAGCCAAGGCTCTGAGGTAATAAATAAGACAATATGGTCCTTGTTGCCAAAGCTTGATGAGAAATATCTTGTGATTCATATTACAGGCAATCAATTTGTTCCTCAAATAAGAGGTCTAAAATGCCAATATGTCAATTTCAAATACTTTAAGGAGATGTCCTTGTTGTATGCATTGTCAGATTTAGTTATTTCTCGAAGTGGTGCATCCACTGTATTCGAAATTATAAAAACAGGTAAAAGAGCTATTTTAATTCCCTATCCTGGAGCAAAATCGCATCAAAAATATAATGCTATTTATCTTGAAAAATTAGGACTTGGGAAAATTGTATTTCAGAATACTCTTTCTGAAAACTTACTCTATAATATTATTAGAGAAATATTTGAATTAAATAATAAAAATGTTAATGTAAATTATAATGAACTTTTAAAGCTTCAAAAGATTGATGCAACAAAAAATATTGTTGGTCTTGTTGAAAAAATTATAGAAAGGAAGATGATAATTTCTTGA
- the murC gene encoding UDP-N-acetylmuramate--L-alanine ligase, with protein sequence MKNIVKDLKNVFFIGIGGTGMSALAFFLLEDGKIISGSDKKESRSLLKLKQKGVNIYIGHNPDNISKDVDVVVYSGAIPSDNCELLSAKQRNIPVLSRAQMLSKIIEQKFSIAVAGTHGKTTTTSMIGKMLNDGGLDPSFLIGGELNDYGANARHGSGPYIVIEADESDGSFLNYKPNIAVITNIDFDHPSFFSDLKMVEDYFEKFMQGVNKDGKLVICGDHAITRSVAEKITDKEKIFYGFGDNNQVQCKNLILSGFGSYYDLYIEGKKIGEITLNVPGIHNVLNSLAAFSVAKIIGLDFVSAFDSIASFSGVRRRFELKCKDPYIIDDYAHHPEEINVVLNTARSIFKDKNLVLIFQPHRFTRTEKFLDNFCDVLAKADTLLLVDIFPAGEKVTNPYLGNELFKRCKKKMKDNIFFASKDSVCEIIQEIHNEKNVYLFMGAGDITKICDKVASIFLDIKKDERKEISDPNTSELST encoded by the coding sequence ATGAAAAACATTGTGAAAGATCTGAAGAATGTTTTTTTTATTGGAATAGGTGGTACAGGTATGAGTGCCTTAGCATTCTTTCTTCTTGAAGATGGAAAGATTATTTCGGGTTCTGATAAGAAAGAATCAAGGTCTCTTTTAAAACTAAAACAAAAGGGAGTAAACATATACATAGGTCACAATCCTGATAACATTTCGAAAGACGTTGACGTGGTTGTATATTCTGGAGCTATACCATCTGACAACTGTGAGCTTTTGAGCGCAAAGCAAAGAAATATTCCGGTTCTATCGAGAGCCCAAATGCTGTCTAAAATAATTGAACAAAAATTTTCAATTGCTGTTGCGGGAACGCATGGTAAGACAACAACTACTTCGATGATCGGCAAGATGCTTAACGATGGGGGGCTCGATCCTTCTTTTTTGATTGGTGGTGAGTTGAATGATTATGGTGCTAACGCAAGACATGGGAGTGGCCCATATATAGTGATTGAAGCAGATGAAAGCGATGGTTCGTTTTTGAATTACAAACCTAATATTGCTGTTATTACCAATATTGATTTTGATCACCCTAGCTTTTTTAGCGATTTAAAAATGGTTGAAGATTATTTTGAAAAGTTTATGCAAGGAGTAAATAAGGACGGGAAATTGGTAATTTGTGGTGATCATGCAATTACTAGGAGTGTTGCAGAAAAGATAACAGATAAAGAAAAAATATTTTATGGTTTTGGTGATAACAATCAAGTGCAGTGCAAAAATTTAATATTGAGTGGTTTTGGTAGCTATTATGACTTATATATTGAAGGTAAAAAAATTGGAGAGATAACTTTGAATGTACCAGGGATTCACAATGTTTTAAATTCACTTGCAGCATTTAGCGTTGCTAAAATAATTGGACTTGATTTTGTTTCTGCTTTCGATTCAATTGCATCTTTTTCGGGAGTCAGAAGAAGATTTGAACTCAAGTGTAAAGATCCTTATATCATTGATGATTATGCTCATCATCCTGAAGAAATAAATGTAGTTTTAAATACGGCGAGAAGTATATTTAAAGATAAGAACTTAGTTCTTATCTTTCAGCCTCATAGATTTACCAGAACTGAAAAATTTTTGGATAATTTTTGTGATGTTTTAGCAAAAGCAGACACTTTATTACTTGTTGATATTTTTCCAGCAGGTGAAAAGGTTACAAACCCTTATTTGGGGAATGAATTGTTCAAAAGGTGTAAGAAGAAGATGAAAGACAACATCTTTTTTGCTTCTAAGGACTCAGTTTGTGAAATCATCCAAGAGATACATAACGAAAAGAACGTATACTTGTTTATGGGTGCTGGTGATATTACAAAGATATGTGATAAGGTGGCTTCTATTTTTTTGGACATTAAAAAGGACGAGAGAAAAGAGATAAGTGATCCGAATACTTCGGAACTTTCAACTTAA
- the murB gene encoding UDP-N-acetylmuramate dehydrogenase, translating into MIRILRNFQLKNLTTFGTGGVGRSIYLLRSSDLPIVLGEIDDFVILGNGSNVIFSDEYFSKNILYVVPLSSFEGINIVSDLLEVDANVSSSALSWWCARKGISGFEFAAGIPGRIGACIFGNAGCFGSDFSKNLKSIFVFDCISKTFSEIDSGNIQFSYRKSSIKNKVILKAYFETSFNKPESVFARTLELLNKKKLSQPHGIKTFGSIFRNPPGNWAGKLLDSLGFRGYKLGGVMVSEKHANFLENIGGSTSDAVKIIKLMQDKVLERYNILLEPEVRFLGEFKELPILSGDEL; encoded by the coding sequence GTGATCCGAATACTTCGGAACTTTCAACTTAAGAACCTTACCACCTTTGGAACTGGCGGGGTAGGCAGAAGTATCTATCTTCTTAGAAGTTCTGATCTGCCTATTGTTTTAGGAGAGATAGACGATTTCGTAATTTTAGGCAACGGTTCAAACGTTATTTTTTCTGATGAATATTTTTCTAAAAATATTTTATATGTTGTTCCTTTAAGTTCTTTTGAAGGGATCAATATTGTTTCTGATCTTTTAGAGGTTGATGCTAATGTTTCTTCAAGCGCCCTTTCGTGGTGGTGTGCCAGGAAGGGCATAAGTGGCTTTGAATTTGCAGCAGGGATTCCAGGAAGAATCGGAGCATGTATTTTTGGCAATGCAGGTTGTTTTGGTTCAGATTTTTCAAAAAATCTAAAAAGTATTTTTGTTTTTGACTGTATTAGCAAGACCTTTAGCGAAATAGATTCAGGTAACATACAATTTTCTTATAGAAAGAGTTCTATTAAAAATAAAGTTATATTGAAAGCGTATTTTGAGACAAGTTTTAATAAGCCTGAGAGCGTTTTTGCAAGAACCCTCGAACTTTTAAATAAAAAGAAATTGTCTCAGCCGCATGGAATTAAAACTTTTGGGAGTATTTTCAGAAATCCACCGGGTAACTGGGCTGGAAAATTGCTTGATAGTTTGGGTTTTAGAGGTTATAAATTAGGTGGAGTTATGGTATCTGAGAAACATGCTAATTTTTTAGAAAATATTGGAGGGTCAACTTCAGACGCTGTAAAGATTATAAAATTGATGCAAGACAAGGTTTTGGAAAGATACAATATTTTATTGGAGCCAGAGGTAAGATTTTTGGGAGAATTTAAAGAATTGCCAATTTTATCTGGTGATGAATTATGA
- a CDS encoding D-alanine--D-alanine ligase family protein, which yields MKILILCGGTSSEREVSIWSAENVYKTLINTDYIVEMVDIAKLSPYELCKKILCENFDLVFPVLHGKPGEDGSIQGFLDTLGIKYIGSGVFSCAVTMDKYRCKLICKSLGLPQPDFIAIRTRDSKEIYEFSRSKGFPLVVKPNSQGSSVGVSIVNNDSELKSALELGFKYDPIVLVEEFIRGKEITCGVIGNNNIIALPLVEILPKTKFFDYESKYNPELCDEIVPARLNDNLKNRLQELAIKAYKVFDCKGFGRIDMFVDEDENIYLSEINTIPGLTANSLFTKEVKAAGYTFQEIVKLLIKLALED from the coding sequence ATGAAAATTTTGATTTTATGTGGTGGGACTTCTTCGGAAAGAGAAGTTTCTATATGGTCCGCAGAAAACGTGTATAAAACTTTAATAAATACTGACTATATCGTTGAGATGGTGGATATTGCTAAACTTTCTCCTTATGAATTGTGTAAAAAAATATTGTGTGAAAATTTCGATCTCGTTTTCCCCGTTTTGCACGGAAAGCCTGGTGAAGATGGTTCTATACAGGGCTTTTTGGATACTCTTGGAATAAAATATATTGGATCTGGAGTTTTTTCTTGTGCTGTAACTATGGACAAATACAGGTGTAAATTAATTTGTAAATCTTTAGGACTCCCCCAGCCAGATTTTATTGCAATAAGAACAAGGGACTCGAAAGAGATTTATGAATTTTCGCGCTCAAAAGGTTTCCCTTTGGTCGTGAAGCCTAATTCACAGGGTTCAAGCGTAGGAGTATCTATTGTGAACAATGATAGTGAATTGAAAAGTGCTCTGGAACTTGGGTTCAAATATGATCCAATTGTTCTAGTTGAAGAATTTATACGCGGAAAGGAAATAACATGTGGTGTTATTGGAAATAATAACATAATTGCCCTACCCCTTGTGGAAATATTGCCTAAAACAAAATTTTTCGATTATGAGTCGAAATATAATCCTGAATTGTGTGACGAAATTGTTCCTGCAAGGTTGAACGATAACCTAAAGAACAGATTGCAAGAACTTGCAATAAAAGCGTATAAGGTTTTTGATTGTAAGGGTTTTGGCAGAATTGATATGTTTGTAGATGAGGATGAAAACATTTACCTCTCCGAAATAAACACTATTCCTGGTTTAACTGCTAATAGTCTTTTTACTAAGGAGGTTAAGGCTGCTGGATATACCTTTCAGGAAATCGTCAAACTTCTTATCAAGCTGGCGTTGGAGGATTAA
- a CDS encoding DUF881 domain-containing protein, which translates to MNGENKVHHIQEKVIHSIHPPKRWELILGIIAFILGFFIVVQYRTQKDLFHLIPTRQAEEMASLLKEAENKRLDLERELFVSRQKIMDLQNKLEQEKNKNISIGEESKKIALLAGFTPVKGPGVIVTVKDAKNGQEGNASLVHDEDLLRVVNELRAGGAEAISVNDQRLVAISEIRCAGPVILVNGVRLAPPFIIKAIGSPEMLYNSLTMSGGIIDYLKLLGIRVSVEKSDSLYIPAFNANIQINYATLINKGE; encoded by the coding sequence ATGAACGGTGAAAATAAAGTTCATCATATTCAAGAAAAGGTTATTCACAGTATTCATCCGCCAAAAAGGTGGGAGTTAATTTTAGGCATTATTGCTTTTATTTTGGGTTTTTTTATCGTAGTTCAATATAGAACTCAAAAAGATTTGTTTCACCTTATTCCTACAAGACAGGCAGAGGAAATGGCAAGCCTTTTAAAAGAAGCAGAAAATAAGAGACTTGATTTGGAAAGGGAACTTTTTGTTTCAAGGCAAAAGATAATGGATCTTCAAAATAAGCTTGAACAAGAAAAAAATAAAAATATTTCAATAGGCGAAGAGAGCAAAAAAATTGCGCTTTTGGCTGGTTTTACTCCTGTTAAAGGTCCGGGTGTGATAGTTACTGTTAAGGATGCAAAAAATGGTCAAGAAGGCAACGCTTCTTTAGTTCATGATGAGGATCTGTTGAGGGTTGTAAATGAGTTGAGAGCAGGTGGTGCAGAGGCAATAAGTGTTAACGATCAAAGACTCGTTGCAATCTCTGAAATAAGATGTGCGGGTCCTGTTATACTTGTAAACGGCGTGAGGCTTGCCCCACCTTTTATAATAAAAGCTATAGGTTCGCCAGAAATGCTTTATAACTCTTTGACGATGAGTGGCGGTATAATAGACTATTTAAAACTATTAGGGATCAGGGTTTCTGTTGAAAAATCAGATTCTCTTTATATTCCTGCTTTCAATGCAAACATACAGATTAATTATGCGACCTTGATTAATAAAGGAGAATAA
- a CDS encoding small basic family protein yields the protein MWFILLCFVLGMIAAYFFPIEMPFVYTKYMAVVILAFADSFFGAFKSGLEGKFSGWQAITGFFGNSIVAAGLTYAGDLLGIDLYIAAVILFGIRIFNNITAIRHLLFTPPSSKYE from the coding sequence ATGTGGTTTATATTACTATGTTTTGTTCTTGGAATGATCGCAGCCTATTTTTTCCCTATTGAGATGCCATTTGTTTATACTAAATATATGGCAGTTGTTATTCTTGCTTTTGCTGATTCGTTTTTTGGTGCATTTAAAAGCGGTTTGGAGGGGAAGTTTAGCGGATGGCAAGCTATAACAGGTTTTTTCGGTAATTCTATTGTTGCAGCTGGTCTGACTTATGCAGGGGATCTGTTAGGTATTGATCTATACATAGCAGCTGTAATATTGTTTGGCATAAGGATTTTTAATAATATAACTGCTATAAGGCATTTATTATTTACCCCTCCTTCTTCAAAGTATGAATGA